From the Ruania alkalisoli genome, one window contains:
- a CDS encoding metal-sensitive transcriptional regulator yields MTEQTVEPDTSAHGYTPEKEAYLKRLRRVEGQVRGIARMVENDTYCIDVLTQISAVTKALQAVGLGLLEDHLGHCVVDAARRSPEEGAAKVEEASAAIARLVRS; encoded by the coding sequence ATGACCGAGCAGACGGTGGAGCCCGACACCTCCGCCCACGGCTACACCCCGGAGAAGGAGGCCTATCTCAAGCGGCTGCGACGGGTCGAGGGCCAGGTGCGCGGGATCGCGCGAATGGTCGAGAACGACACCTACTGCATCGACGTCCTCACGCAGATCTCTGCCGTGACGAAGGCGCTGCAGGCCGTCGGCCTGGGACTTCTCGAGGACCACCTCGGCCATTGCGTCGTCGATGCGGCACGCCGCTCCCCGGAGGAGGGGGCCGCGAAGGTGGAGGAAGCCAGCGCCGCCATCGCACGCCTCGTCCGTTCCTGA
- a CDS encoding heavy-metal-associated domain-containing protein, whose amino-acid sequence MTTTTIDVTGMTCGNCVAHVTAELKEIDGVSDVSVDLHQGEASPVTITSTSPVEEAAIRAAVDEAGYQVTAIR is encoded by the coding sequence ATGACCACCACCACGATCGACGTCACCGGCATGACCTGCGGCAACTGCGTTGCCCACGTGACGGCAGAACTCAAGGAGATCGACGGCGTCTCTGACGTCTCCGTCGACCTGCACCAGGGCGAGGCCTCGCCCGTGACCATCACCTCGACCTCGCCGGTGGAGGAGGCAGCCATTCGCGCGGCTGTGGACGAGGCCGGCTACCAGGTCACTGCGATCCGCTGA
- a CDS encoding Hsp20/alpha crystallin family protein, translating to MNLMFDPFRDFDRLAGRGPRWMPMDLYRVGDDFVVDIDLPGVAPDSIDLDVDGNMLTVQAERTVAQPDGGKWLAQERPSGSYRRQLTLGDGLDVEAIAANYAHGVLTLRIPVAERAKPRKIEVQTSDATTEAPQVEAGQGA from the coding sequence ATGAACCTGATGTTCGACCCGTTCCGTGACTTCGACCGCCTCGCCGGCCGCGGCCCGCGCTGGATGCCGATGGATCTGTACCGCGTCGGTGACGACTTCGTCGTTGACATCGACCTGCCAGGGGTTGCGCCCGACTCGATCGATCTCGACGTCGACGGCAACATGCTGACCGTGCAGGCAGAGCGAACTGTCGCCCAGCCCGACGGCGGCAAGTGGCTGGCCCAGGAGCGCCCGTCCGGTTCCTACCGGCGTCAGCTCACCCTCGGTGACGGCCTGGACGTCGAGGCGATCGCCGCCAACTACGCCCACGGCGTGCTCACCCTGCGGATTCCCGTGGCCGAGCGTGCCAAGCCGCGCAAGATCGAGGTGCAGACCAGCGATGCCACCACGGAGGCGCCGCAGGTCGAGGCAGGGCAGGGCGCCTGA
- a CDS encoding tetratricopeptide repeat protein: MPPELPPATYSIDDEDLRDRPDDVEAARQRVAALAALGEDADAERIGWLRMLNELEEAERLGWAALARAGGPSDPALLREGDEQPEAMGVREGSGPPERSCVLPVAAIGPALRLAHVLQWQRRFALADLLFRRAQHSAESACGTAEPGSRQERVTIAMRYFAWQHGGKSLFDQGRYDEALEWFLTALRLRQEVGAPDDQLASTRQAIAATRRRLTERRSGR, translated from the coding sequence ATGCCGCCCGAACTTCCACCTGCCACCTACTCCATCGACGATGAGGATCTGCGGGACCGGCCCGATGACGTCGAGGCGGCACGGCAGCGGGTAGCGGCGCTCGCCGCACTCGGCGAGGACGCAGATGCCGAGCGCATCGGCTGGCTGCGGATGCTCAATGAGCTGGAGGAGGCTGAGCGGCTCGGGTGGGCAGCCCTGGCGCGGGCCGGCGGACCGTCCGATCCTGCGCTGCTGCGGGAGGGGGACGAACAGCCGGAGGCGATGGGGGTGCGCGAAGGGAGCGGGCCGCCGGAACGGTCCTGCGTGCTGCCGGTGGCTGCGATCGGGCCCGCCCTCCGGCTGGCTCACGTGCTGCAGTGGCAGCGGCGATTCGCGCTGGCCGACCTGCTGTTCCGTCGCGCGCAGCACTCGGCAGAGTCTGCGTGCGGGACGGCGGAGCCCGGCTCCCGACAGGAGCGCGTCACCATCGCGATGAGGTACTTCGCGTGGCAGCACGGGGGCAAGAGCCTGTTCGACCAAGGTCGCTACGACGAGGCGTTGGAGTGGTTCCTCACGGCCTTGCGACTGCGTCAGGAGGTGGGGGCGCCCGACGATCAGCTCGCGTCCACGCGTCAGGCGATCGCTGCGACCCGCCGTCGTCTGACGGAGCGGCGCTCGGGGCGCTGA
- a CDS encoding BNR-4 repeat-containing protein has product MASEQIQTPVQIQTFNDNGAWCWFQDERAIIDPVTGTMLIGSVAAAEGAGGQARSGNIELAVVDLSSGASQIVVLHANLEVDDHNDPALWIRPDGRYLAMYTKHKSDNFQRWRISTRPHDATEWGPEQTFDWTELTEGRGATYSNLHYLAEEGRLYAFARAVNDDPSILISDDHGETFRYGGKLFTRPKIGYVNGYTRYASNGTDRIDLITTDHHPRDYDNSIYHGYVAGGALHDSHGTVADPAVLSPEAPSQVELTTLLATGTTLTDSPLTHAWTTDIRQGRGTQTGQLAAVLTARAHDEPENSNYSDHRFVYARHDGAGWQIFPLAPAGANLLPHEQDYTGLVSIDPYDLDSLYLSAPIDPRDGSALAHHEIFHGRTTDGGTSWAWTPITENSGEDNLRPIAVPGDPSTLAVTWFQGTMTASQHYACRVQGFVQPRP; this is encoded by the coding sequence ATGGCTTCAGAGCAGATCCAGACCCCGGTGCAGATCCAGACCTTCAACGACAACGGAGCCTGGTGCTGGTTCCAGGATGAGCGCGCCATCATCGACCCGGTCACCGGCACGATGCTGATCGGCTCCGTGGCCGCGGCCGAGGGGGCGGGAGGCCAGGCCCGCTCCGGCAACATCGAGCTCGCCGTCGTTGATCTGAGCTCCGGCGCCTCCCAGATCGTGGTGCTGCACGCCAACCTCGAGGTCGACGACCACAACGATCCCGCCCTGTGGATCCGCCCCGACGGGCGATACCTGGCGATGTACACCAAGCACAAGAGCGACAACTTCCAGCGCTGGCGGATCTCCACCCGCCCCCACGACGCCACCGAATGGGGCCCGGAGCAGACCTTCGACTGGACCGAGCTGACCGAGGGCCGGGGCGCCACCTACTCCAACCTGCACTACCTCGCCGAGGAAGGCCGCCTCTACGCCTTCGCGCGCGCGGTCAACGACGACCCCTCGATCCTGATCAGCGACGATCACGGCGAAACCTTCCGCTACGGCGGCAAGCTCTTCACCCGGCCGAAGATCGGGTACGTCAACGGGTACACCCGGTACGCCTCGAACGGGACCGATCGGATCGACTTGATCACCACCGACCACCACCCGCGCGACTACGACAACTCGATCTATCACGGCTACGTCGCCGGCGGCGCGCTGCACGACTCCCATGGCACGGTCGCCGACCCCGCGGTCCTCTCCCCCGAGGCCCCCTCCCAGGTGGAGCTGACCACGCTGCTGGCCACGGGCACCACGTTGACCGACTCCCCGCTCACCCACGCCTGGACCACCGACATCCGGCAGGGCCGCGGCACGCAGACAGGTCAGCTCGCCGCCGTGCTCACCGCCCGTGCCCACGATGAGCCGGAGAACAGCAACTACTCCGACCACCGCTTCGTCTATGCCCGTCACGACGGCGCAGGCTGGCAGATCTTCCCGCTCGCCCCGGCGGGGGCGAACCTGCTCCCGCACGAGCAGGACTACACGGGCCTGGTCTCGATCGACCCCTACGATCTGGACTCGCTGTACCTCTCGGCGCCGATCGACCCGCGGGACGGCTCAGCGCTGGCCCACCACGAGATCTTCCACGGCCGTACCACCGACGGCGGAACCTCCTGGGCATGGACGCCCATCACCGAGAACTCCGGGGAGGACAATCTGCGACCGATCGCCGTCCCCGGAGACCCCTCGACTCTCGCCGTCACGTGGTTTCAGGGAACTATGACGGCATCCCAGCACTACGCGTGTCGGGTCCAGGGGTTTGTCCAGCCCCGACCTTGA
- the putP gene encoding sodium/proline symporter PutP: MSDQTYLYIALALYFAGMIAIGVFAARNTKDHEDYMLAGRNLPPWAAALSAGASDMSGWLVMGLPGAIYVSGLIDAWIAVGLTIGAYLNWRFVAPRLRAYTEVSNNSITIPSFLENRLKDTSRLLRIVSSVIILVFFTLYINSGMVAGGVFFESSFGSNYHLGLALVAIVTLSYTLFGGFLGASLTDVAQGLMMMTALLVVPVLAVVSLGGFGEIGPALAEVGPDHLKIFGGAAVTGGVVIGIISSLAWGLGYFGQPHIIVRFMALPSPQAATSARRIGMTWMALSMIGAVVCGLVGLAYFERTGNSLDNPETVVLVMAQLLLHPIVAGFVLAAVLAAIMSTISSQLVVCSSALVEDLYKVMRREAPSPKHLTVLGRSCVLLVAVVAALMAIVPNDTILGLVSFAWAGFGASFGPIVLLSLFWRKLTNWGALSAMIGGAVTVFVWSRFDTGIYELLPGFIVGLVLAVVVSRATYRHDATIEKEFDDTGELMAIKVGAGQTPGPDTRSAGMPS; encoded by the coding sequence ATGTCCGATCAGACGTATTTGTACATCGCACTCGCGCTCTACTTCGCAGGCATGATCGCCATCGGGGTTTTCGCGGCTCGCAACACCAAAGACCACGAGGACTACATGCTCGCAGGGCGGAACCTTCCGCCCTGGGCAGCCGCCCTCAGCGCCGGCGCCTCGGATATGTCCGGGTGGCTAGTCATGGGCTTGCCGGGCGCCATCTATGTCTCCGGCCTCATCGATGCCTGGATCGCCGTAGGCCTGACGATCGGTGCCTACCTGAACTGGCGGTTCGTGGCACCGCGACTGCGGGCCTACACCGAGGTTTCGAACAACTCGATCACGATCCCGAGCTTCCTGGAGAACCGGCTCAAGGACACGTCCCGGCTGCTGCGGATCGTCTCCAGCGTGATCATCCTCGTGTTCTTCACCCTCTACATCAACTCCGGCATGGTGGCCGGCGGGGTGTTCTTCGAGAGCTCCTTCGGATCGAACTATCACCTCGGGTTGGCACTCGTCGCAATCGTGACCTTGAGCTACACCCTCTTCGGCGGGTTCCTGGGCGCCTCGCTCACCGATGTGGCGCAGGGGCTGATGATGATGACGGCGCTGCTCGTGGTCCCTGTGCTTGCGGTGGTCAGCCTCGGCGGATTCGGTGAGATCGGCCCCGCGTTGGCAGAAGTGGGGCCGGACCACCTGAAGATCTTCGGCGGGGCGGCCGTGACCGGTGGCGTGGTGATCGGCATCATCTCCTCCCTGGCATGGGGCCTCGGATACTTCGGTCAGCCCCACATCATCGTGCGCTTCATGGCACTGCCCAGCCCGCAAGCCGCGACCTCCGCCCGACGCATCGGCATGACCTGGATGGCACTGTCGATGATCGGCGCGGTCGTCTGCGGGCTCGTGGGCCTGGCCTACTTCGAGCGGACTGGGAACAGTCTCGACAACCCCGAGACGGTCGTGCTGGTGATGGCGCAACTGCTCCTGCACCCGATCGTGGCCGGCTTCGTGCTCGCTGCGGTGCTGGCGGCCATCATGAGCACCATCTCCAGCCAGCTCGTCGTCTGCTCCTCCGCGTTGGTGGAGGACCTGTACAAGGTGATGCGCCGTGAGGCCCCCTCACCGAAGCACCTGACAGTGCTGGGGCGCTCCTGTGTGCTGCTGGTCGCGGTCGTCGCGGCGCTGATGGCGATCGTGCCCAATGACACCATCCTCGGGCTCGTCTCCTTCGCCTGGGCAGGGTTCGGTGCCTCGTTCGGGCCGATCGTGCTGCTGAGCCTGTTCTGGCGCAAGCTCACCAACTGGGGGGCGCTCTCCGCGATGATCGGCGGTGCCGTGACCGTGTTCGTGTGGAGCCGGTTCGACACCGGAATCTATGAACTACTGCCGGGATTCATCGTCGGCCTGGTGCTGGCGGTCGTCGTCAGCCGCGCCACCTACCGGCATGACGCGACGATCGAGAAGGAGTTCGACGACACCGGCGAACTGATGGCGATCAAGGTCGGGGCTGGACAAACCCCTGGACCCGACACGCGTAGTGCTGGGATGCCGTCATAG